One region of Collinsella aerofaciens ATCC 25986 genomic DNA includes:
- a CDS encoding ABC transporter permease: MFNTIITTLKTLLRRPSTWVWGAIFPIALSTMFVFMFANLSSDGKVDPVPVAVVADEAWGASSFKDVVTSLAKEGDDQLLEIHECEDAADASRALKAGEVAGIYTVDATGAPKLTLLSSYDSSRATSVLTDRSILETVASSYTQNAELMSQIAQDNPAALADPEAVARALSLEGGTRRVSLTRTTPDGTVVYYYALFGLVAMMSAEFAALSVVDLQPNLSGLGARRCVGGLSKTASLTGIFVGSWLVSFASMTIAIGYVRLVVGVDFGGREGLCLVGGAASALAATGLGLFVGTLPVKGGKASKSGILTGFATTCALFAGLYGEPAMALADDVARACPAECWLNPVKLICDMFNRLYFFENLGPFVVRAGALVLMALLFVAAATLTFGRSRYEHL; this comes from the coding sequence ATGTTCAATACCATCATCACCACACTCAAGACGCTATTGCGTCGACCGAGCACCTGGGTCTGGGGAGCGATCTTTCCCATTGCGCTTTCCACGATGTTCGTGTTTATGTTTGCGAACCTCAGCTCCGACGGCAAGGTCGACCCGGTGCCGGTAGCCGTTGTCGCTGACGAAGCCTGGGGCGCTTCGTCCTTTAAGGACGTGGTGACCTCGCTTGCCAAGGAGGGCGACGACCAGCTGCTCGAGATTCACGAGTGCGAGGACGCGGCCGACGCAAGCCGCGCGCTCAAGGCGGGCGAGGTCGCGGGCATCTACACGGTCGATGCCACGGGCGCGCCCAAGCTCACGCTGCTCTCGAGCTACGACAGTTCGCGCGCCACGTCGGTGCTCACCGACCGCAGCATTCTGGAGACGGTGGCGAGCTCATATACGCAAAATGCCGAGCTCATGTCCCAGATTGCCCAGGACAACCCGGCGGCGCTCGCCGACCCGGAGGCGGTTGCGCGCGCTCTATCGCTCGAGGGCGGTACCCGCCGCGTAAGCCTGACACGCACCACGCCCGATGGCACGGTCGTCTACTATTACGCGCTTTTTGGCCTGGTCGCGATGATGTCTGCGGAGTTTGCCGCCTTGAGCGTCGTCGACCTGCAGCCCAATCTGTCGGGCCTTGGCGCACGTCGCTGTGTGGGCGGTCTTTCCAAGACGGCATCGCTGACCGGCATCTTTGTCGGCTCGTGGCTGGTCTCCTTTGCCTCGATGACGATCGCGATCGGCTACGTGCGCCTGGTCGTGGGCGTCGACTTTGGCGGGCGCGAGGGGCTGTGTCTGGTGGGTGGCGCCGCTTCCGCGCTTGCCGCCACGGGCTTGGGCCTTTTTGTGGGCACGCTTCCCGTTAAGGGCGGCAAGGCGTCCAAGTCCGGCATCCTCACGGGCTTTGCTACCACGTGCGCCCTGTTCGCCGGCCTCTACGGCGAGCCGGCGATGGCGCTTGCCGACGACGTCGCCCGCGCCTGCCCGGCCGAGTGCTGGCTCAACCCCGTCAAGCTCATCTGCGACATGTTCAACCGCCTGTATTTCTTTGAGAACCTGGGCCCCTTTGTCGTTCGCGCCGGCGCGCTGGTCCTTATGGCGCTGCTGTTCGTTGCCGCCGCCACGCTGACCTTTGGAAGGAGCCGCTATGAGCACCTTTAA